GACATTGTACCAGtgcattaaaaaacatgaatatactTGATATGAACCtgaaatttattattatttttttttaatcatactCACTTCATTGCCTTATCAGCCATATGCTCTCTATATATTTTGAAAGATTATAGCGATAAGTTACAGTGATATTTCTCTTTGGTGTCAGCGTTTTCATCTTACAGCGTACGTACCCTGACATGCCTCTGCCAGGAGTCACCCTCTGATGTTAGATGCCCCCGGTTTCTGAATTAACAACCAGTTTTTAGGATTGATTTGAGACTTTTAATCAAAGTGCAAACAtgagaaacaacaaaaaccacGGGGGAAAAAAGATATCTGTTGGCCTGCTTTAGTTAATGTGCCAGAAGTGTAACCTTCAGACCAATGGAAGTAAATCAAAAGCAGCTGACATGGCCATTGGCATCAGGGACGGCTATTATTTGGTTGCTAACTGCTCATCAATCCACATGGACATGTGTGCTAAGAATTATCACATTTTTGAAGTGTAATATTAGTTTAAGCACTGTTGCTTCAAAAGTGTTATTTGTTACAAAGGTTTTGGGTAGTTTATTCATGTCACTTTGTGTCCCGTTATCTTTTAATCCAGTACTAATCAATATTGTCATTTGTTATGCAGAATAGAATTATATTTTTGTAAATGATTGTATAGTCTTATCAGCTGTGAAGAGAATGGATATTGAATTAACATAGCCGTTTCATTTTGTGCCACTCTGTACAGTATATTCCACTCGCTCATTACTGTGGAAGGATATTTTACGGTGAACAAAAGCTTTTGCAGTCGtgacattttttaaatcacaatcACATTTTTTAAACCACAAGTACTACGTGTTGAATTAGGCTTAGGAATGACACTCACCCAGCACCTAATGATGTCAGTGTTGATGTATCTTATACTACTAATGAGAATACGAAAAAATGCCATTACTGGTTATGCTGTCATACGTACAGTTTGTGAAAAGGATTATATTTGAATcttgttttttcaaaaatgtttttctgttctatttttaaCTGAAGTTGGAGATTTTAATTAGTCAGTTTAAGAAGTTATTTTATATTCCGGTAGGTCATGCAGTTTTTTCAGGCCTTGCTGCCACAATGTTGAAGCTGCAGCTCGAATATATCAGTAACCACAAAATGCCACACTAAGTAAAGGATTGCTGCATTGGATGTACTAACAGTATGACTTGAAGTTTTAGCATCTGGTACTCTTTTACATGACTTGCTaaactatttatttatacttGCTAGTGCTAGTAATGAATGACATGTTGTTAGTTAAGAAATAACAACATTAAATCTAAATATGGTATTCATATATAAACCattgtatgtatatattgtgTTGCCTTATCgaagaaaatgtattatgttttgtGTGAATAAATACAAAGTCTAACTACTCtagaactctttttttttactttacatgCCATTACATTGTTTTAATCTTCACATAGATCCATGTTAAGGTTGAAAGGATTAGTGAACTAAGAAATCAGTTTACAATTCTTACCCACAAAAATTGACAATGCTGCCAGCTGCTATCAGTCATACAAATTATGTTAATGAGGCCACTTGTAAAGCCTGCTCACCGACTGCAGTACCTTTAACCTGGCATTAACCTGCCTCTGCTCAGTTGCAGGCCTCAGCCAGCAGGGGACAGACTGTATCTTGTGTTTCATGAGTCGGTGTCTTGGGATTGGTTGAACTATTATCCCAGACATCCATACTGTAGAGAGACCACAGCAACTACATAGATAATGCAAGGAGTTGTAGTTGCAGATGAATCAataatgtatgattttttttttgtggagagTTTGGCTGTCATCTCTTATCTTACCATACACTCGTGCCACTGCCTATGGGTTTGATCCCCTGTCTAATGATCATTACACTTCCAGTCTGtctaattcaaattcaattagTAGTCagatgacaaaatgacaatgTGAAATCATGTAAATTAAAAAGATTTTATTGTGTAATAGCTCAAAATAGAATTTAACACAGTCACTTTTAGATCACTTTTATGCTAAAAGGGATGTGGTACGTTAGGCAGGGGAATCTGGATGAGTATATGTATTGCAAGATGGAGAAACTAGGCCAAGGTATCGAAAGCTAAGCAAAAGGGTTGTTTACATCAATCACTTTTACTTACAGAGCCCAAACAAGCAGGAATGTCATTCAATAGCACACTCAAGAGAAGGTTTCATCTGTTTGGATTAGGTATGGTTGAATCTGTGGAAGAGCAAAGGAGGTGCATGGACAGGAAACATGAGAAATGCCCTGGTGATCTGAGCCACTCTCCTCTATAcagtaaatactgtaaatatctGTCCCTGGATTGAGTCAGGTGTTGCCCAGTTTcagtccagtggtcgtcagTGGCTCAGACTCCTCAgttctctctcctttgttcaCTCACTGTGCGGCGGGAATATGACGACAAATTGATTGTCCATTTTTGTTTCCCTGGTTGGGGTTTCAGTATTCTTTACATACATCTTAACACAGtaacaatgtcaatatatactTTATAAggtatataaaataaatacaaatcttTTCTTACACCGCTGCTCTAATGTATTACCGCTCTCTCACTGCTAATTGTGATTCACCAAGTGTAtatttggcagtgtgtgtgtgtgtgtgtttgtctcagtgtttttgTCTGCTTTTGAATATTCACAAATGTAATTATCTCAGCAGTCCCGGTGTAATGACAGTTTCTCACTCTGCGTTGGCTGATGTTCACTGCTGCCACCTGTCTTTTGATTGGTTATCTGAGCCTCGTGACTTTTGATCTCCTGGAGGAGGGTACTGTGGTGCTTCCCGTCCCCCTCCCCAGGCTCCGTGTCCCAACCCTGGCCTGCCAGCACCAGCAGTACGAGAGCAAGGAACAGCAGTGTGAGAGCTGTGGAGGTCAGCTCTGGGCTTAGCTGCAGGCTGGGCTGTGGCTCAGGGGCGTCCTTTGTCCTGAATGAAACACACGGAggcttcctgctctctctcgctctcctgctCGCATGCTTGGCACCCTTACTGATCCCTAAATGTAGACACACACGGTAAAATGTCTCTGCCTGCAGGTGGGTCAGGTTGAAGCTCTGTGTACCAGCCAGGATGCGCGTGGTGTATGTGGGCGTATGAGCAGTCGAGTGTATGGCTTGCCAGGATAGACGAGTGGAGGGGAGGTTGTGCCCACTCTGCCAGGACAGAACAGCATAGTGTTGTCCGACCTCCCTCACCTCCAAGCTGGCCTCCACTCTGAAGATTGGATTTCCCCTCAGGTTAGCAGCCGCccccctcttccttttcttttctctcccatgCAAGCCCACGgtaacactgtgtgtgtctgctcccAGTGCATTCTCAGCTATACAGGTATACAGTCCCGCCTCGCTGGGGCTCACCATGCTGATCTCTAGAGTTCCCTCAGGCAGCAGCCGGTAGTGGTTGGAGCGGGTATGTGGCGTATCATCTTGAGCCTGGGTGGGAGAGAGGCTGGAGGCGGATGTGTGGTTGGATCCTTTGGAGGCTGTCAGGCCGAGGTAGGGAGCAGGGTCTGGTGTGTGGTTGGATGCATGGCCGGGTGCAGGACCCAATCTTAGCCCAGAGGGAGTCACCCAATAGAGTTTGGGCTGTGGCTCTGCCAGAGCGCGGCAGTGCAAAGCCAGACTGCCCCCTTCTCTCACACCTACATAGGAGGGGAGGGGACCGCGCGGGATCATGGGGAGGCAGGAGGCTGACATCTCCCTGGTGGACACTTCTTTCACCCTGCGAGCTCTCAGTTCTGGGGGTTCAGAGCACAGGGTGGCCTGGGGCTGGATGAAACGCACCACCCGAGGGGTTCGTGTGTCCGTccgtgtgactgtgtgtgggtgagaggcCACCTCTGCTGCCCAGTGAAACAGGCAGTCGCAGCGGAGTGGGTTGGAGTGTAAGCTGACCTCCTGAAGACTTGGcaaggagagcagtgtgtgttggtgcaggGCGCTCAGAGAGTTGGAGTTGAGCATGAGACTCTCCAGCCGGCCCAGCTGAAGGAAAGCCTGGGGATGGATGTAGGACAGACGGGGGTTGTTGGTGATCTCGAGCTTGGTGAGCTCTGGCAGGTTATCTAGGGCAGCTCTCTCAATGGACACCAGCTCCTCCATGTTGTTCAAGCCTAGTTCCTTCAGGTGGACCATGTCATTGAAGTCTCCCGTCTCAACCAGTTTGATCCGGTTCTTATTAAGGTCGAGGAACTTAAGGCCCGGCACTCTCCTCAGGGCCTGAGTGGGGACTTTGGTCAGCATGTTATCATAGAAGGAGAGGCTCTCTAGGCCGTCCAACCCTTCCAGTGCTTTTTCAGCCAGGCCCCTCAGACCCATACCGCCGAGCACGAGGCTACGGAGAGATCTTAGGGCCTGGAAGCCCCGCTCAGGAAGGGCCTCCACAGGGTTTCCCCCCAGCATCAGAACCTCCAGGCGGGGCAGGGCTCTGAACCATCGGGGGTCGATGGTGGTGAGTCCGTTGTTGTTGATATGCAGGCGCAATAGGGAGTCCAGACCAATGAAGGCTCCTGGTGCTAGCGAGTGTAAGTTGGTGTGGCTAAGGAAGAGCTCCTGCAAAGCtggcagggaggagaaggaggcctCGGGGAGGTGATTGAGCTGGTTTTCCTCAAGGTGCAGGGACAGCAGGGAGGGCAGGGAGGACATCTGTGTTATTGTCCTGACACTGCTGAAGCGATTCTGGGAAAGGTCTAGCTCGGTGAGGTTGGGGAGGCTGTGCAGCACCGCACTCTCCAGCTCAGACAAAAGGTTGCTCTGCAGacgcagggtgtgtgtgttctgcggGAGGGGCAAGGGAAGCTCGGTCAGCAGCAGGTCATTGCAGTCCACAGTAGGAGCTTCATGGTAGACAGACTCAGGAGAGAACCATGGCTTGATCTGACACACGCACCGCACTGGGCAGGAGACATGCCATGGTAGTGAGTGTATCACCACAACGCTGGGCACACACACGCCAACAAACGCACACAGGAGCCACTGTGACTGAAGAAGCACTGAAGTCGGCCTCATAATCCTCACAGCTCACAAGAGTTGATTCAGACAAGGGAAGGAAGTTAGGATGCTTCAGGAGTTGGTTATGAGGAGTTGAGATGAATCATTTGGGCCAGCGATGTGTGTAAAGTCATTCATGTGCAAGAGCAGTAGATTCTAGATGTGTGCACAGACTGCATATGATGGTTTAACGTCATCATTCATAAGAAGGTAACTGATAAAAGAGAGATTTGATTGGTCTCAGCGTTCTACAGTGGCTTTcgacagaacaaaaacaaaatctgacATCCCTTTGTAGTTAAGATTGGCTCTCTTATACCAAGCGGGTTTTTTATGAGTGACTTTGATTACAGCGGTAGAACAGTAATTGCACATCGGCTGCTGCTAGATGATGGCCTTTGTTTAATCTGTCACGCAATCGATCTTACATCCTGGCCACAGGTGGAGGACACATGGCTCGCGGTGTGGTGGCTCACTGTGATGTCAGAAacacaagaagagagagagacagagaaaatcagagagagaaagagagatactaAGATTAATAAGGGCTAAAAGTCAAATCTGCCATTTCATACATTCAGctattaaaaatgaatataacactcaaatacacaaaacacatctcTTTTTTTCAGCATTATGCCTCATCCAGTTCTCACTCTAAACCAAATCTGTGTGAATTTATAAAACATTTCAGTTTAGGTGCTTTAGTGAGGTCATATAGTTATCAAGGATGGAAATGTATTATGCAGACTCATAAAAGCAACACAATGCGATGCAGTTGTGGAGGATcaggggaggagtggagaggagaagatggacAGTGTCtagaggggaaaaggagagaggagggaacagATTGAAGAGAGCATGTAGCGAGGAGGATCTGTTTTCCAAAGGAGACCTGGTCGACACAGTAGCAGCACATTTAGATACACAGAGTAGCGACAAACTTAGACGATctaagaaaaagtgagagaaagaaacaaagaaagagaagggggaagagggggaagagagagagaaaggcagtgggCTACTGTAACTTTCAGCCTTCTGCACTTCTGAGGGGAATAGCTAAATATGCAGTGATGAAGTTGTGTAGCATACAAATATTTCATTACAatatttcattcattgtctGTTAGAACATCTTTTTCCACAAATGTGATCTATTCCGCAACAGTTAAAGTCACAACAGTCTATAGCACTCCAGGGACCTTTTATATTATCAGAGGGTTGATCCTGCAGCACTCAAGGCAATATGGAAAAGGTTGCTGTATAAAGCTGCTacctgaacacatacacacacacacacacactggggttaCAATGGTATATTGTTTGGCATGCTATTGGGCCAATATGGGCCTTTCAGTAAAAATGGGATACCAGCCAGTTGGTGttatccacctctgatatgatgatttGATGATGATACGATGTtcacagtttgtttgattacataattattgtataattgatcaataccacactggTTTTCTATGGGAAAAATTGATTCTAAAGCAACATTTCGACTGGACTTGATTGAATACATGGATATGTATtagtactattattattatcattatcatcatcattatcattattattactattttctgAATATTGAATACTGATTTTCTTTATCTAGGCAACAAAAAGTTGCAATGTTacaccaacaccagaatttttatacatcaaacacacacacacatgcacacacgcacacacacacacacacacacacacacacacacacacacacacaagaacatggCGAAGGGGGGTAGAATTAGCCAGGTGGCATCAGACGCTGGTGTGGGTGGCACAGCTGCCACTTCTCACTGTATGAAACGTCTCAGAGCCAATCTGGGATTTCGCTTCCTGAGTTTCTGAAATAGCTTTCACAAGTTTCTTTTACAATACCCTGttgaatattttgtgttttctatCCAAAATGACAGATACCATCTACTTAGTGCAGACCCACACATACTAGGCCAAGTATTAAATTAGTGAGTGGTAATTAAAAGTGGCAATATCCCTTGAGACAGATAGAAACAACAACATTGTTATTTCCATATCATCTTCATCATGTTGCAGCTGCCTTTATCATTTctttgtgaaaatataaaaatcgCCACATAGTCAGTGAACAATTTCAACAACACAGGGGGTGTTATGGGCCCCCTGTTGATTTGGAGCCATTTAATTTGAAACAACATAAGGTTCCAAAACatgccacaacacacacacacacacacacacacacacacacacacacacacacaccaagaagcCTTGCAAGGCTTATTACatggttgccatggagacaaaTCTCCCATCCCAGTTCTGTCTCAGTGTTTTGAGATTGACTTTAAAATTTGTTGTGGGCCAAACTGCATCATTTGATAACAACACAACAGGAACACAGATGGAAAACAGTAGATTCAGGAAACGGACAGTTGGAATGTTTTCCTGAAGCTGCATAACGGCACTTCCTCGCTCATCAGCCTTCATGTGTTGTCACTGATCCACCTGCAAACTGTTGCCTGCGTTTACTGACATGACATCCTCTATTGGTTGACACATTTATTATCAAAATTGTTATTAGAGGGAGTTTCACCCTTCCAGACATCTGCAAATTCCTACACCTTCCATCCTGACAATTGTGATAAAAATCTACATCTGCCACTGAAGCCAGTTTGAGGTCTGCGCTCTGCATGGGGCTAATAGGAAGAACAATAATTGTGCGTTCTTTACTctctggagggagaaagagcgaggAGAAAGACGAGTGTGAAGAGATGCTTGCCAAGTCTATTCCACtaagaaggaagaggaaaaaattgACAGATTCAATTTAGAGCAATTACTGAGAGGAAGCATTGAAGCTATTAGCACTCAAACACTCTCATGGGGCTTAATTACACCTGTTGGCAGCAAGAAGTGTACTCAAGGTGTTCacatgtctgtgtgcttgtgtttatgtttgtgtgtgctaaGTGCATGCattgcatgtgtatatgttaACCAGCCACTGAGGCCATTTAATATCGGGGCTGTAAAGGGAATTTAGAAAAATGAGAgaattgaagagagagagagagagagagagagagagagagagagagagagagagagagagagagagagagagagagagagagaaaagagaggtggggaggCAGACCACAACAGAGAAATGCACAAGCAGACCGTTCCTCCTGGGGCTGTTCTTACTCTTCTCTCAGCCATTCTCTTTCATCTCCACTCTCTTATCTTTTCATATGCAACCTGCTCAATAATGGATTCATCATGTTCATTTAATTTTGATGCCCCCCGTTTTTGCGTTCATATGctcattgtgtgtttttggccCTTTCACAAAAGCAGCACTGTGTGCTAATGTGTGTATACAAAGGACTTGTACTGCCATTGTAGGTTGAACTGTTCAGAATAGGAGTGTAAAACAGAGCTGGATGACTCAACCCAGTCtgtttcaatgttttacagcGATGTCATGCCACTGCTCTCAGTTGCTGTTTTTACTTTCCAGACTCTCGGACTGTGATTTCTTTGAAAGCTCACTATTGCACAGCACATATTACCCACTACAATACCCAGGCCATGAGCAGCTGAGTAATAATTACAAGAAGACAACAAACAAGCACTATGCCTAATCCAAAACCTGATGTTCCAGTGAACGGCTcagggaggagggtgaggggagGTTCATGTTAtcctttttctttaaacaactTGTATACAGTGGCAGGATTTATCTGTTGCATATGGttttatttgttaaaataaGAGAATATCATGACTGGGCATGTATACTATATAGGGCCTGGGTTGAAGAAGTCTCTAAACTCATCTTATGGTCTTGTGTcaggagtgttttgactttTGACAGTTTCCATAAAGCACAACCTCACCTGatgactttttgacttttttcaaaGGAAGTTGCATGTCAAGTCAGCCAGAATTGGGGACACATGAGTGCAGCAAGTTTACGACATGTGAGCCAAATGTCGCCCTAGCCtacaagtcagagtcagagtctcACAGTGGATGAGCTCCATTCTCAGTAGATGCTCAGTAGATGCTATCATTTGAATACTCTTCCCAGGTTTCTTCTTACCGCCTTAAAAATCCAGCAGGAAGATGCAAGAGACGACAGTATCTGcatcttcctttttttatttttaagatttttaagGCGGTAAGGAGAAACCTGGGAAGAGTATTCAAATGATCGCAGCCCAGCAATCTATCACAGCTGTTTCCCATCACTAATCAGCTCCACTTCCTCAGTCTCccctcatttctcatttctctctcaggACTCTGGATGctgtgctgttctgttgtttgaCTGGGCAGGACTGAATGTTCTCAGTGTGCCGTATTAATACGTACATTTATCAATCTAACCTAATGCGCACCCCAACCTAATCCCACTATCCCACACTGTGTCTAAAGACTCACATACACAATCCTAAGAATAGCCTAAGTGCTATTCATTCTTACTGCACCTTAAAATGCTTGTACTAATTGCATTTAGTGGACAGAGAAATGCCACTGCAGTTTCTACATTTTTGGTACATACAGTCGCTTTCTACAAAAACTGTTAAATACATACATAGTCCCAACCGCAAGTGCCATCATTGCTATTCGCACGTACTGTACACTGTAGCATGCTGGGTGAAAAATATCAGCAGTCTACATGATTCAGTCGTTATTATTCAAACCATACTGAAGTGCTAACACAGATGTGTATTTAATGGAGCACATTGTGGTTTGTGATTTGTTGGCACAGAACTGCCAATTTTTCATATTCTACTAATTTCTGGTTTGCACTTTTCCAAAGTCTACTCAATTAAATTCGGAACACTGTATAAAATCCTGGCACTTACAATATGCAGACTTTTGAGTTACAACAAACCATTTTAAATTCAGCATACTGCCAAAGCTACCTATCAGAAGGCACTGCACTGCACGGCACAGTTTGCATACAAGCTGTTTGACTTTCATATCCTTCCTGAAGCCTAACAGATGTCGTGCGAGCTTCTGGATCAATACCTGAACTGTCTGTGATTGAACTgaacatttttgtttcttttctttttttaaccacCAGTTttggattattattatgtatctcatttacataaagggccctccctccctccctcctacacacacccacacacacagcgctctgCATATTTGCTAAAGCTGCCCTCTGTATCTATACCTACAGGGAATTGAGATATTAACCAATAAGCAAGCAACAAATAATGCAATATATTAGAGATTTGATCAGTTTAATCACCTTTACCTGACCTGTTTTTGTCAATTTGTCATTTGATTTGACACTTCAAGTGACATTTAATTTTGAAACATATACAACATATTTGCAATCTGAGTTTCTCTTTCCTTTAGTCCAAGCCTGTCTGGTACAATGAGAAGGTGACAGACACTTAGCAGGTACTACAAGAGTGGAAAACAAGCCAATACTGTACAATgagacagtaacacacacacacacacacacacacacacacacacgcacacacacacttgcctaCCCCTTGCTGGATAGAAAGATGATAACTTATAGATTTCTCTTGCTTTAAGTACTGCTTTTGGAATTTCGTCACA
This DNA window, taken from Centroberyx gerrardi isolate f3 chromosome 5, fCenGer3.hap1.cur.20231027, whole genome shotgun sequence, encodes the following:
- the lrrn2 gene encoding leucine-rich repeat neuronal protein 2, with amino-acid sequence MRPTSVLLQSQWLLCAFVGVCVPSVVVIHSLPWHVSCPVRCVCQIKPWFSPESVYHEAPTVDCNDLLLTELPLPLPQNTHTLRLQSNLLSELESAVLHSLPNLTELDLSQNRFSSVRTITQMSSLPSLLSLHLEENQLNHLPEASFSSLPALQELFLSHTNLHSLAPGAFIGLDSLLRLHINNNGLTTIDPRWFRALPRLEVLMLGGNPVEALPERGFQALRSLRSLVLGGMGLRGLAEKALEGLDGLESLSFYDNMLTKVPTQALRRVPGLKFLDLNKNRIKLVETGDFNDMVHLKELGLNNMEELVSIERAALDNLPELTKLEITNNPRLSYIHPQAFLQLGRLESLMLNSNSLSALHQHTLLSLPSLQEVSLHSNPLRCDCLFHWAAEVASHPHTVTRTDTRTPRVVRFIQPQATLCSEPPELRARRVKEVSTREMSASCLPMIPRGPLPSYVGVREGGSLALHCRALAEPQPKLYWVTPSGLRLGPAPGHASNHTPDPAPYLGLTASKGSNHTSASSLSPTQAQDDTPHTRSNHYRLLPEGTLEISMVSPSEAGLYTCIAENALGADTHSVTVGLHGREKKRKRGAAANLRGNPIFRVEASLEVREVGQHYAVLSWQSGHNLPSTRLSWQAIHSTAHTPTYTTRILAGTQSFNLTHLQAETFYRVCLHLGISKGAKHASRRARESRKPPCVSFRTKDAPEPQPSLQLSPELTSTALTLLFLALVLLVLAGQGWDTEPGEGDGKHHSTLLQEIKSHEAQITNQKTGGSSEHQPTQSEKLSLHRDC